A single window of Phycisphaeraceae bacterium DNA harbors:
- a CDS encoding RNA polymerase sigma factor — translation MKPPPTTRMPSSPTPPTPPSGSPQPQGRRSHLRVPPSVAAPATPATPSMDAGTDDAELVRRIQTGEPRAWSILLGRYQDRLFATCIRMVGDRDTAADLTQDSMVKIIQGIGSFDGRSSPGTWLIRVTMNTCLSYLRSQKLRRHAPLDGGDAEGTGSDFGSITPRRPDGTEARREPAGSERVQRSEEHQRLAAALASLATEHRAILVLRDVNGLDYDQIAQALGVAVGTVKSRLFRARLALREAIENPPPPPPPPPPPPPPPPPPP, via the coding sequence ATGAAACCGCCACCCACCACACGAATGCCCTCCTCGCCCACTCCACCAACGCCCCCCTCCGGCTCGCCGCAGCCCCAGGGTCGGCGCTCCCACCTGCGCGTCCCCCCCTCCGTCGCGGCCCCGGCCACTCCCGCCACGCCCTCCATGGACGCCGGGACCGACGATGCCGAACTGGTCCGCCGCATCCAGACCGGCGAGCCCCGCGCCTGGTCCATCCTCCTGGGCCGGTACCAGGACCGCCTCTTCGCCACCTGCATCCGCATGGTCGGTGACCGCGATACCGCGGCCGACCTGACGCAGGACTCCATGGTCAAGATCATCCAGGGCATCGGCTCGTTCGACGGGCGGTCCAGCCCGGGCACCTGGCTCATCCGGGTGACCATGAACACCTGCCTCTCCTACCTCAGGTCCCAAAAACTGCGCCGGCACGCCCCGCTGGACGGCGGCGACGCCGAGGGAACAGGGTCGGATTTCGGTAGTATCACCCCCCGTCGCCCCGACGGCACCGAGGCCCGCAGGGAACCCGCCGGCTCCGAACGCGTCCAACGCAGTGAGGAGCACCAGCGACTCGCGGCGGCCCTGGCCTCTCTGGCCACGGAACACCGGGCAATCCTCGTCCTCCGCGACGTCAACGGCCTCGACTACGACCAGATCGCCCAAGCCCTGGGCGTGGCCGTAGGGACCGTCAAGAGCCGCCTCTTCCGGGCGCGCTTGGCCTTGCGAGAAGCCATCGAGAACCCCCCCCCCCCCCCCCCCCCCCCCCCCCCCCCCCCCCCCCCCCCCCCCCCCCCCCCAC